A genomic region of Silurus meridionalis isolate SWU-2019-XX chromosome 7, ASM1480568v1, whole genome shotgun sequence contains the following coding sequences:
- the uts2r2 gene encoding urotensin-2 receptor 2 isoform X1 — protein sequence MAVQRRGHVKTADTSSIEKKIKRGIVQRQSAPHRRYSVPLLLVLIGTFIGILVWLYTKWSNDNTDALVSKGEILTQPRVFTVHCSEDYQKYKHFPDVFSSGCTPTKCGRAVTDSVVTTAEAQILKRIAERALELGGSDGGASILDLHSGALSMGKKFVNIYRYFSNQIRHIFTEEDFELYREVRGRIQKAIAETFGLEPSKLYLTKPTFFSRINSTSAKTTHDEYWHPHIDKVTYGSFDYTSLLYLTDYDVDFGGGRFIFMDPNSNRTVEPRTGRVSFFSSGSENLHRVEKVAWGTRYAITVSFTCDPDYAIADPSFP from the exons ATGGCGGTTCAGCGCCGAGGACACGTTAAAACCGCAGACACAAGTAGcattgagaaaaaaattaaaag GGGGATCGTACAAAGGCAGTCAGCACCACACAGACGATACTCCGTTCCTCTCCTGCTGGTGCTTATTGGCACATTTATTGGCATACTGGTCTGGCTCTATACAAAGTGGTCTAATGACAACACAGACGCTCTGGTCTCCAAAGGGGAAATACTCACACAGCCCAGAGTGTTCACAGTCCACTGCTCAGAAGATTATCAAAAATACAAGCACTTCCCAG ATGTTTTTTCCTCAGGCTGCACCCCTACGAAATGTGGCCGAGCGGTTACAGACAGTGTTGTAACCACAGCCGAAGCACAGATACTGAAGAG GATAGCAGAAAGGGCCTTGGAGCTCGGTGGCTCAGATGGAGGT gCATCCATTCTGGATCTGCACTCTGGGGCTTTGTCAATGGGGAAAAAGTTTGTCAATATCTACAG GTATTTTAGTAATCAAATAAGACACATCTTCACTGAAGAGGATTTTGAACTCTACAG GGAAGTTCGTGGTAGGATACAGAAAGCGATTGCCGAAACATTTGGACTGGAACCCAGTAAGCTGTACCTCACCAAGCCCACCTTCTTCTCCCGCATCAACAGCACCAGTGCTAAGACCACTCATGATGAGTACTGGCACCCACATATTGACAAG GTGACATATGGGTCCTTTGACTACACCTCATTACTCTACCTGACAGATTACGATGTGGATTTTGGAGGTGGACGATTCATCTTTATGGACCCAAACAGCAACCGAACGGTGGAGCCCCGCACAG GCCGAGtgtctttcttttcctcagGCTCAGAGAATCTTCACCGCGTAGAGAAGGTGGCTTGGGGCACACGTTATGCCATCACTGTGTCCTTCACGTGTGATCCTGATTATGCTATCGCTGATCCCAGCTTTCCATAG
- the psmd11b gene encoding 26S proteasome non-ATPase regulatory subunit 11B: MAAAAVVEFQRAQSLLSTDRNASIDILHSIVRRDVQQDDEEAVRVKEQSILELGTLLAKTGQAAELGGLLKFVRPFLISISKAKAARLVRSLLDLFLDMEAATGQEVELCLECIEWAKAEKRTFLRQALEARLISLYFDTKRYQEALQLGSQLLQELKKMDDKALLVEVQLLESKTYHALSNLPKARAALTSARTTANAIYCPPKLQAALDMQSGIIHAAEEKDWKTAYSYFFEAFEGYDSIDSPRAITALKYMLLCKIMLNLPEEVQALISGKLALRYAGRQTDALKCVAQASKNRSLADFEKALTEYTKELRDDPIINTHLAKLYDNLLEQNLIRVIEPFSRVQITHISDLIKLSKGDVERKLSQMILDKKFHGILDQGEGVLIIFEEPPVDKTYEAALETIQNMSKVVDSLYNKAKKLT, encoded by the exons ATGGCAGCCGCGGCAGTGGTTGAGTTTCAGAGAGCTCAGTCTCTCCTTAGTACGGATCGGAACGCTTCTATCGACATTTTACATTCTATAG TCAGGCGAGATGTTCAGCAGGATGATGAAGAGGCGGTGCGTGTCAAAGAACAGAGCATCCTGGAGCTCGGCACTCTCCTGGCCAAGACAGGACAAGCTGCAG AGCTTGGAGGGCTCCTGAAGTTTGTCAGACCTTTCCTAATCTCTATAAGCAAGGCAAAGGCGGCAAGGCTGGTGCGCTCGCTGTTGGATCTTTTCCTGGATATGGAGGCAGCCACaggacaggaggtggagctgtgTCTTGAGTGCATTGAGTGGGCCAAAGCTGAGAAGAGGACATTCCTCCGACAGGCTCTTGAG GCTCGTTTGATCTCACTTTATTTTGACACTAAGAGGTACCAGGAGGCTTTGCAGCTGG gttCCCAGTTACTCCAAGAGCTGAAGAAGATGGATGACAAAGCTTTACTTGTGGAAGTCCAGTTGCTTGAGAGTAAAACCTATCATGCACTCAGTAACCTGCCCAAGGCCAGAGCTGCTCTTACCTCTGCCAGGACCACAGCCAATGCCATCTACTGTCCACCCAAACTCCAGGCAGCTTTGGACATGCAGTCAG GCATTATCCATGCTGCTGAAGAGAAGGATTGGAAGACAGCATATTCTTACTTCTTCGAGGCTTTTGAAGGCTATGATTCCATCGATAGCCCCAGGGCCATTACTGCGCTGAAATACATGCTTCTCTGCAAAATCATGCTTAATTT GCCGGAGGAGGTCCAAGCCCTGATCAGTGGCAAACTGGCCTTGCGTTATGCTGGGAGACAA ACAGATGCGCTAAAGTGTGTAGCGCAAGCCAGCAAGAACAGATCATTAGCAGACTTTGAAAAG GCTCTGACTGAGTACACAAAAGAGCTGAGAGATGATCCCatcattaacacacacctgGCCAAACTTTATGACAACCTGCTGGAGCAGAACCTTATCCGGGTCATTGAGCCCTTCTCCAGAGTACAG ATAACACACATATCGGATCTCATCAAACTCTCAAAG GGTGATGTTGAGAGAAAGCTGTCGCAAATGATCTTGGACAAGAAATTTCATG gCATTCTTGACCAAGGTGAGGGAGTCCTGATCATATTTGAGGAGCCACCTGTTGATAAAACCTATGAGGCAGCTCTCGAAACCATCCAGAACATGAGCAAAGTTGTGGACTCGCTTTACAACAAAGCTAAGAAGTTGACATAG
- the uts2r2 gene encoding urotensin-2 receptor 2 isoform X2: MAVQRRGHVKTADTSSIEKKIKRGIVQRQSAPHRRYSVPLLLVLIGTFIGILVWLYTKWSNDNTDALVSKGEILTQPRVFTVHCSEDYQKYKHFPGCTPTKCGRAVTDSVVTTAEAQILKRIAERALELGGSDGGASILDLHSGALSMGKKFVNIYRYFSNQIRHIFTEEDFELYREVRGRIQKAIAETFGLEPSKLYLTKPTFFSRINSTSAKTTHDEYWHPHIDKVTYGSFDYTSLLYLTDYDVDFGGGRFIFMDPNSNRTVEPRTGRVSFFSSGSENLHRVEKVAWGTRYAITVSFTCDPDYAIADPSFP; this comes from the exons ATGGCGGTTCAGCGCCGAGGACACGTTAAAACCGCAGACACAAGTAGcattgagaaaaaaattaaaag GGGGATCGTACAAAGGCAGTCAGCACCACACAGACGATACTCCGTTCCTCTCCTGCTGGTGCTTATTGGCACATTTATTGGCATACTGGTCTGGCTCTATACAAAGTGGTCTAATGACAACACAGACGCTCTGGTCTCCAAAGGGGAAATACTCACACAGCCCAGAGTGTTCACAGTCCACTGCTCAGAAGATTATCAAAAATACAAGCACTTCCCAG GCTGCACCCCTACGAAATGTGGCCGAGCGGTTACAGACAGTGTTGTAACCACAGCCGAAGCACAGATACTGAAGAG GATAGCAGAAAGGGCCTTGGAGCTCGGTGGCTCAGATGGAGGT gCATCCATTCTGGATCTGCACTCTGGGGCTTTGTCAATGGGGAAAAAGTTTGTCAATATCTACAG GTATTTTAGTAATCAAATAAGACACATCTTCACTGAAGAGGATTTTGAACTCTACAG GGAAGTTCGTGGTAGGATACAGAAAGCGATTGCCGAAACATTTGGACTGGAACCCAGTAAGCTGTACCTCACCAAGCCCACCTTCTTCTCCCGCATCAACAGCACCAGTGCTAAGACCACTCATGATGAGTACTGGCACCCACATATTGACAAG GTGACATATGGGTCCTTTGACTACACCTCATTACTCTACCTGACAGATTACGATGTGGATTTTGGAGGTGGACGATTCATCTTTATGGACCCAAACAGCAACCGAACGGTGGAGCCCCGCACAG GCCGAGtgtctttcttttcctcagGCTCAGAGAATCTTCACCGCGTAGAGAAGGTGGCTTGGGGCACACGTTATGCCATCACTGTGTCCTTCACGTGTGATCCTGATTATGCTATCGCTGATCCCAGCTTTCCATAG